A stretch of the Papaver somniferum cultivar HN1 chromosome 6, ASM357369v1, whole genome shotgun sequence genome encodes the following:
- the LOC113287692 gene encoding copper-transporting ATPase HMA4-like, whose translation MDKNEGDDFLKEPLLQHSDSVTVTVYQDEVKKTRTIMFKIGNVKCASCVTSIESALGMVNGIRSIMVSVLQGQAVIKYAPDLINVKLIKEAIENLGFQVFEFPERDVAVCRLRVKGMTCTSCSESIENALLMVDGVKTAVVGLSLEEAKIHFDTTLTDSDELIQAIGDAGFEADLITTGNDGNKVHLCLEGITSNEDLTIIRSSLESVQGVNHVDMDTEANKVTILYDSEFTGPRSLIQCIQEAGQQPNFYHVSLYVSPSRREAESQHEILGYRNVFLWSCLFSVPVFIFSMVLPMVPPYGNWLSHKLYNMLTVGMILRWILCTPVQFIVGRRFYVGSFYALKRRSANMDVLVALGTNAAYFYSLYILIKALCSNSFEGQDFFETSAMLITFILLGKYLEVVAKGKTSDALAKLTDLAPDTAFLLSFDGDGNIISENEISTSLIQKNDVIKIVPGAKVPVDGIVIKGQSHVNESMITGEARPMAKRPGDKVTGGAVNENGCLLVKVTHVGSETALSQIVQLVEAAQLNRAPVQKLADRVSRVFVPVVVVAAVLTWLCWFIPGEAAVYPKDWIPNAMDSFELALQFGISVLVVACPCALGLATPTAVMVATGKGASQGVLIKGGSALEKAHKVKIVVFDKTGTLTVGKPVVVNTMVFSDMPIQEFCEIAAAAEVNSEHPIAKAVVLHAKKLHQQYGLNSEHITEAEDFEVHPGSGVSGKVGDKMVFVGNKRLMAARNILLGTEVEDYMLESEQLARTCVLVAVDGRVAGALAVTDPVKPEAEQVISFLKSMNITSIMVTGDNWATATAIAKEVGIVKVFAETDPLGKADKIKELQLKGLAVAMVGDGINDSPALVAADVGMAIGAGTDVAIEAADIVLIKSNLEDVITAIDLSRKTLARIRLNYVWALGYNVLGMPIAAGILFPFTGIRLPPWLAGACMAASSISVVCSSLLLQSYKKPLHIEDTRGPVGYSNSV comes from the exons ATGGACAAGAATGAAGGAGATGATTTTCTCAAGGAGCCTCTATTACAACATTCTGATAGTGTTACGGTTACTGTGTATCAAGATGAAGTAAAGAAAACAAGGACTATTATGTTTAAAATTGGGAATGTCAAGTGTGCGTCCTGTGTTACATCAATTGAATCCGCGTTGGGAATGGTTAATGGTATCAGGAGCATAATGGTATCGGTTCTGCAAGGCCAAGCTGTTATTAAATATGCACCAGACCTCATCAAT GTTAAATTAATAAAAGAAGCCATTGAAAACTTAGGCTTCCAAGTTTTTGAGTTCCCGGAACGGGATGTAGCCGTATGCCGGCTCAGAGTTAAAGGTATGACATGTACTAGCTGCTCTGAATCCATTGAAAATGCACTGCTAATGGTTGATGGAGTGAAGACAGCCGTCGTGGGCTTATCCCTTGAAGAAGCAAAGATTCACTTTGATACCACCCTCACTGATTCGGACGAACTCATCCAAGCAATTGGAGATGCTGGCTTTGAAGCAGATCTCATTACGACTGGGAATGATGGTAACAAAGTGCATTTATGTCTTGAAGGGATCACTTCTAATGAAGATTTGACTATTATTCGGTCCTCTCTTGAATCAGTACAAGGGGTGAACCATGTTGACATGGATACAGAGGCCAATAAGGTAACTATATTATATGACTCGGAGTTCACTGGTCCGAGATCTCTCATTCAATGTATCCAAGAAGCTGGACAACAGCCTAACTTCTACCATGTCAGCTTGTATGTTTCCCCGAGCCGAAGAGAAGCTGAGAGTCAGCATGAGATTTTGGGCTATAGAAACGTATTTCTTTGGAGCTGCCTATTTTCAGTTCCCGTGTTTATCTTCTCCATGGTACTTCCCATGGTTCCTCCTTACGGGAACTGGTTATCTCATAAGCTTTACAACATGCTCACAGTTGGGATGATTCTAAGATGGATTCTCTGCACGCCAGTGCAATTCATCGTTGGACGGAG GTTTTACGTTGGGTCCTTTTATGCACTGAAACGGCGGTCCGCTAATATGGATGTTCTCGTCGCCTTGGGCACAAATGCTGCTTATTTTTATTCGCTGTATATTTTAATAAAAgcattatgttctaattcatttGAAGGTCAAGATTTCTTTGAGACCAGTGCAATGTTAATTACTTTTATTCTCCTGGGAAAGTATTTGGAGGTGGTAGCGAAGGGGAAGACATCTGATGCATTAGCTAAGCTTACCGATCTTGCCCCAGATACAGCTTTTCTGCTCTCTTTCGACGGAGATGGCAATATTATCTCAGAGAATGAGATTAGCACATCACTGATACAGAAGAATGATGTGATCAAGATAGTTCCTGGAGCAAAAGTTCCTGTTGATGGGATTGTTATAAAGGGTCAGAGTCATGTGAATGAGAGCATGATTACTGGCGAAGCAAGGCCAATGGCTAAAAGGCCAGGAGATAAG GTTACTGGTGGAGCTGTGAACGAAAATGGATGCTTGCTAGTTAAGGTCACTCACGTTGGATCAGAGACTGCATTGTCCCAAATAGTTCAGCTGGTGGAAGCTGCTCAGCTTAATAGAGCGCCTGTTCAGAAACTGGCTGATCGAGTTTCCAGGGTCTTTGTTCCTGTG GTTGTTGTGGCAGCCGTCCTCACATGGTTGTGCTGGTTCATACCCGGAGAAGCTGCTGTTTACCCTAAAGACTGGATTCCAAATGCCATGGACAGCTTTGAGCTGGCGCTGCAATTTGGTATTTCAGTATTGGTAGTTGCCTGTCCATGTGCTTTGGGACTAGCAACCCCAACAGCTGTCATGGTTGCCACCGGAAAAGGGGCTTCTCAAGGTGTTCTTATCAAGGGTGGAAGTGCACTTGAAAAGGCACACAAA GTAAAAATTGTTGTCTTCGATAAAACAGGTACTCTGACTGTGGGAAAACCTGTAGTGGTTAACACGATGGTTTTTTCTGACATGCCCATTCAAGAGTTCTGTGAAATCGCTGCAGCTGCGGAG GTAAACAGCGAGCACCCGATAGCTAAGGCTGTTGTGCTACATGCTAAGAAACTCCATCAGCAGTACGGTTTGAACTCAGAACACATTACAGAAGCGGAGGACTTTGAGGTGCACCCGGGATCTGGGGTCAGCGGGAAAGTTGGTGACAAAATGGTTTTTGTTGGGAATAAGAGGCTAATGGCGGCTCGGAATATATTGCTCGGTACTGAAGTTGAGGACTACATGTTAGAGAGCGAACAGCTTGCTCGCACTTGTGTCTTGGTTGCTGTCGATGGGAGGGTTGCTGGAGCTTTGGCCGTGACTGATCCTGTAAAACCGGAAGCCGAGCAAGTAATATCATTCCTTAAATCAATGAACATTACGAGCATAATGGTGACTGGTGACAACTGGGCTACAGCAACTGCCATAGCCAAGGAAGTTGGAATTGTTAAGGTGTTTGCAGAGACAGATCCACTTGGAAAAGCTGATAAGATTAAGGAGTTACAG TTGAAAGGATTAGCTGTAGCAATGGTGGGTGATGGAATCAATGATTCTCCAGCCTTAGTCGCAGCTGATGTTGGCATGGCAATCGGAGCCGGTACTGATGTTGCTATTGAAGCTGCTGACATAGTTCTTATCAAGAGCAACTTGGAAGATGTAATAACAGCCATTGATCTCTCTAGAAAGACACTTGCCAGGATTAGACTCAACTATGTGTGGGCCCTTGGCTATAATGTACTTGGAATGCCAATAGCTGCTGGCATATTGTTCCCGTTCACTGGAATTAGGTTACCACCTTGGCTTGCTGGTGCTTGCATGGCTGCATCATCAATTAGTGTAGTCTGTTCTTCTCTTCTGTTGCAGTCGTACAAAAAACCATTGCACATTGAAGATACCCGAGGACCTGTTGGATATTCTAACTCAGTCTGA